The genome window TGATGTGTTACTCATGATTATCTCCTCAGAACAATGGGACTCCAGCTTCTTTCATCTTGAGAAAAACCGGGGTCAAAATCGTAATAAACACAGCAGGCAGAATGAACAGAGCCATAGGCAGAAGCATCAGCGACGGCGCCCGCTGCGCTTTGGTTTCCGCAAGCGCAAAACGGGCTTTCCGCATCTCATCCCCCTGAATTTCCATTGTTTCGGTCAGCGGAGCCCCCAGTTCAGTTCCCAGGGCAACTGCTGAAGCAAAAGATGTAAATTCCTTGATTTTAATACGTTCCGCCATATTTTGAAGGGCAGTGGTCCGGATAACCCCCAGTTCCATTTCCCGAAGCATCCGGGAGTATTCATCAACCAGCGGACTGCGTATGCCGAGATTGACATAAAAACGGATGGCTGCCGAAAAATCAAGACCGCCGCGCATGGCGGAAGCAATCAAATCAATGGAATAGGGAATTGCCCGCAGTATCTGCATCTGCCGTTCCTGTGCCAGATTCCCGACGAGTATGCCCGGCAGACTTCCACCCACGAATGCGGCGATCAATCCCGCAATGGGAATGGAAATCCGGTTTTCTTCATCAACTGACATGCCTGTTATTCCGGCAGCAAGCAGAGCGGAAAAGATAAACAGGAACATCTGCATACAATAAAATGTTCCCGGAGAGATTCTCAGACCGGCAAAATCCAGTTTCTGCTGAACAGACCGGGTATGCTCCGGAAACAGCTTCCGAAAAAGAGTTCCGAATCCGAGAAGCTCAAAAAAAACCGCCGGAGGACGGCTGAATTGAAGCAGTGGCGGCAAAGATTTTTCCTCTTTCACTTTCTTTTTTCTTTTATCGTCGCTGAGAACGGTAAAGAACAAAGTCGGAAGAACAACCGCCATGAAAATCATAGCATAAAGAATGATCTGTTTCATAATTTCACACCTCAATATTTACAATGCTGCGAATCACAAAATAACCGATCACTTCAAGCGTCAGCATGATCCCGATGGCACACCATCCGATTGCCGTCTGCACCATGGGAAGCATCAAATCGTTATTAATGAAAAACAGGAGCAGGAACGCCAGCAGCGGAGCCAATGCCATAGCGAGAGCTTCGAACCGTCCCTGCGCCGTCAATGCCTGAAGTTTCTGCTGAAATTCCGTACGTCCCCGGATCATCTGAGTGATTTTCGCCAGGACATCCGCCATACTGCCGCCCGACTGTGTTGTCAGACGGATCGAAATAATCAGCAACTGGAGATCTTCACACGGAATCCGGTCATACATACGCTGCAAAGCAGCCGACAGTTCAAGTCCGAGACGGTACTCCCGAAGCACAATCGTCAGTTCCTCTTTCATTGGTCCTTCACAGCGTCTGGAAAAGACTTCCAAAGCCTGCGGCAGCGCCTGTCCTGCCCGCAGTCCGCTGGTCAGCCCCAAAGCAAGATCAAGAATACTGTTCCGGAATAAATCTGCACGTTTCCGCGCTTTGGCTGCAAAATACAGCCACGGCGAAATCATGCCCAGTGTAAAAAATACCGCGGCGGCAGGCACAATAATCAAAGGTTCATAAACCTGACAGAATATCAGAACCGCAATCAATATGCCGGAAAGCAGAATTCCCAATGAAAGCTGAATCTGCTGAAGCGTTGTCCGCCGGACAAAATAATAAATATTGTTTGCAACGCCCTCCGAACGGTCTTCTTTGATTTTACGATCCGCATGTTCCATGCTGAATGACTGTATCAGGGAAATGAGAATATAAACGAACAGAACCACTGCGACAAGCACCAACAGATAAATTCCGTAACGCTGTAAAATGGAAATACTGTTCATTCCGTTTTTCCTTTCTTATCCTTCCGGAACAAAGACCGACATATCCAATTCCAAGTCCCCCGACTGGCGCAGTTCATCAATGAACCGGGGAATGTTTCCGGTTGCGGTATAATGTCCAATCACATGAAATTTTTCATCAAACCCTTCCTGTTCAAATGTGAAAATATCCTGGAGAAGAATCGTATTTCCTTCTCGTCCAGTCACTTCAGAAATTTTCACGATCTTACGGGATCCGTCTGCTAAACGAGTTTGCTGAACAATCAGATGAATTGCAGAGGCAATCTGTTCACGAATTGCGGCAGACGGCAGTTCAAAGCCAGCCATCATCACCATGTTTTCCAAACGTGAAAGCGCATCGCGTGGATTGTTCGCGTGGCAAGTGGTCATGGACCCGTCATGTCCGGTATTCATGGCCTGAAGCATGTCCAAAGCTTCTGCACCGCGGCATTCCCCAACGATAATCCGGTCGGGACGCATTCTCAGTGTATTGATGACCAAATCGCGGATGGTAACGCGTCCCTGTCCTTCCACGTTCGCCGGACGGGCTTCTAGGCGGCAGAGATTTTCATGGCTCAGTTTCAACTCCGCAGAATCTTCGACGGTAATAATGCGTTCTTTTTCCGGAATGAACTGGGAAAGAATATTCAGCAATGTCGTCTTGCCGGAACCTGTGCCACCGGAAACCAGAATATTGCGTCTCGCGCGTACCGCTTCCCGCAGAAACAAAGCCATCGGATGCGTCAGGCTTCCGAATTTCACCAAATCTTCATCTGTCAGTTTTTTAGAGGCAAATTTGCGGATTGTAACCAAGGAGCCATCCAGCGCCAACGGCGGAATCACAGCATTCACACGGGAACCGTCCTCCAAACGTGCATCCACCATAGGTGATGCTGCATCAATATGACGTCCCAGCGGTTCCACAATACGCTGAATGATTGACTGTAAATGACTTTCACTGTTGAATTTTGCAGCCGTGCGGTAGAGCAGACCTTTGCTTTCCACAAAAATATTATCCGGACCATTGATCATGATTTCCGAAATGGAGGCATCCCGCAACAATGGAGAAAGCGGTCCTAGTCCGATCAGATCGTCTAGAAGAATCTGCTGGAACTGTGCCAAATTGACCGAAGCCGGAATTTCATGTCGGATCTCACGGAGGATTTGTTCCACGGCTTCTTCCACTTTCGGACGCATTTCACGAGTTGTCATTTCCTGAGACGTTGAATTCACCATATTCAACAATTCCAGCACGCGATTCTGTACCCACCGCGCCAGCTGAATCATATTTTCGCTGTAAAGAGCCTGAAGCGAAGCCTGCTCACTATAAATAGGAAGTTTGTGACCTTGCGGCAGCCTCTGGGGGGGGGGGATTTTTTCAGCCGGGACGGAAAAGGAACGGACTTCCTCCGAATATTCAAACAGCAAGTCCGTTTCTCCTACCTGGATATGATCGCCCGGTAAAAGCCTGACCCGACCGGAAATCACTTCGCCGTTGACTTTTGTTCCAGTGCGACTGTCTAGGTCTTCTATGTAAACCCCGTCTGATACAGAGAAAAGTTCTGCATGGCGCCGCGAAACCTTTTTATCCGCAAGCGTGATACTAGCAAATTCGGAACGACCGATAACCAGCGGAGTATTTCCATCCAGAACAATATTTTTCTGTTCGCTGCCGTTTATTGTGATCTTCAGATGCGTCATAAGGATTACCACGTAAACATTTTAAGAAACCAGTTGCTTTTTTCGCGTTCCCGAACTTTCCGGCCTTTGTCCCGAACTGAATCTGAGACCTGTTTTTCCACACCAGCAGTTTCCGATGACGGAATTTCAGTCATCTGCGGCAGCTGATTTGTCAGCTGGGGGCAGACCAGAATCAACATCTGCATTTCCTCTCCCTGTTTTTCCTCAGATGCCATAAACCAGTTAACAACAGGGACATGTCGAAGAAACGCATATCCGTTCGGACCGCTATTGGAATAGGAAAGTTCTTTCTGACCGGCAATGACCGCCGTTTTATCCAGCGGGCACAAAATCTCTATTTTGGTTTTGGTTGAACGCTGGAAATAATCTTCTTCCTGCTTCACCGGGGCAAGACTTTTTTCCAGTTCCAATTCCAACCGAACCATATTGGCACGGACTAGACCGCCCCTTGCTTTCAATTTCAAGCCAAAATCAATAGGTTTCAACTCTGCCACATCCTGTCCGTAAATTTTTACGTTGAGAGTCCCCCCATTTTCATAAGTTGCATAATTTCCGCTGTTGTTCGTGATCGTAAGATGTCCGGCATCGCGGAAATCAGAAATCCCGTTGCTTCCGAAAAACAGCAGCGAACCTTTCAGCGTAGTGTTGAACATGGAATAAAGTCCTTGACCGCGGGAAGCATTGGCAATCCCTTCCGGCGCACCTCCCGCTAGGGCACGAAACCATGCGATGAGATTCCAAGACAGAACCGTTCCATCCGCTGACGAATTACCCAAACGTTCCAGCTGAGTCCTTGTCACTCCAACAAACACAATTCCAACATCCAGCTGAGTATCTGCAATGAAAAGAGCTGTCTCTGCATGCAGAACATTGCCATTCCATTCGGGGGAAAGCCATTTTTGCGAAGCTAAAATCTGCTTGACTGCTACAATATCGCTTTCACACAACAGATACCCGGATACCGTTAACACACCGTTGCTTATTTGAAAACTGAGTTGCCCCGGACAATCGGGCGAAGTTTTGTCAACCACTTTATAACCTGCGGCGGCAAATATTTTTTTTAATTCCTCAAACAACGCTGGACCGGGACGGAACACCACATAATTGCGGCAGTTTTTTTCATAACGCCGGATCACACGGCGGAAATATTCCCAATGTTCGATCCGGGTGATCTCTCCCCGGAGAGCAAGGATATTATCCGAAAATTCGATGGTAACTTCGGACAAAACACTCAATTCACGGCTCAATTCACGGTAAACCGGCATGATAGCACTGGAAACTGCAACATGAAAATTTTTATCCATGCCTTGTGCAGAAATCGTGATCAGTGAATCGCCGGGAGATACACCTTCCAGTTCAAAGGTTCGTCCGTTGACATTGTTGATTCGAACATTGCCTGTGCTGGATTTATACTGTTCAATAGGGAACGGAACCTCAAATTTCCGGATTTCACCGGTCGAAATAGAAATACTTTCCGGCGGCAACGAAACCCGTATTCCGGTTGCAGGCAGTGCTTCCTCGGCAGATAAAACCTCGAGAAAAACAAACAGAAAGAAAATCAAATATTTCATGCTACACCTTACCGATGATCTTTATTGGGGACTTCCGGCAGTTCTGCGGGAGCAAGCCCCTGACGTATTTTTGCAAACGTTCCGGCATTGACCACACCGCCTTCTTTCCGGTTCAGGGCAACGGAATCATTGCGTTTTCGTAGAACCGGATAAAGCTCTGATTCCCGCTGTGCAGCAATCAGGATCATCGCCTGTTGCGGCGGCAATGAAACAAAAACCGTTCCGGATGAACTTCCCCCTTCGCGGAAAGAGCCACGCTCATTGGCTATTCCTATCACACGAACGCAGGGCAACAAAACCGAGGTTTCACGTGATTCCGCAATCTTCACCGCAGAACCGTCGCTCACCGCCATGTTCTTGTCTATGGCGACATCTTTCGCCACATAGGTAGATATGATGGCAATTTCATCATCCGGCATAAGCATTTTGACCAGAGCTGGATCCGTAAATGTAACGGGGATTGTCCATTCTCCCTGACGGGTACAGTCTCCCAAAGTTGTCTGAATACGGATATCGGTCATGCGAATGAAATCATCTTGCGCGACTGCATGAGGAAGTTTCTGACCGTATGCCAGCCCCACATTTTCCCAAAGCAACACATTTTTAGGAACCGCCGACTGTGGAATATCCTTGTATGTCAGCGTTCCATGCGTCAATTCGTCATACGCGTCCAAATCCCGTGCAGCAACCACAACGGATATCCTGGGCTCAGTGTCAGTCTTTTCTTTTTCAAACAGCAGTTTGCTGACAACATAAACCGCAGCTAACCCCAAAACAACAGATACAATCAACGGAATGATATTTTTCATTTTTTAGCCTTCCCAACGAGTCAATGCCCCATAATTTATAATGTACAGTACAAATACACGTTTTGTCAAGACGGCTGTTTTACTGGCAGCTATATTTTTGAAAAAAATAGTTGCTCCATAGATGCTTTAAAAATTGTTATTGTCCTAAATTTTGTGAAACATGGTTGTAATTTCTACACTGACAGCAACGTTGCCGATAATTTCCATACATTTTGTCGCCTCTTCTGCAGTTTGTGAAAAACTCGCCTCAAATGATGATTTTGATATTGTTGTTAGGCAGATTGAAAATCTTGAGAAGCATGAACTCAAGATCTCTGTATCCATACGCTTGGCGAAGCATAGTTCTTACCTTGTTATTGAAACCTTCCATAGAGGCATTGGTCATGTTCCGAAATGCCAGAACCCCAGAATTCCGTCCCCAATGTTGTAATATGGTCTTTGCCATTTTGTACAGTTGATCGGATTGGATTTTCTATGTGGCCTTTACCCATAGAAGCAATGCATCTTCTGCCTGAGAAACGTTTTGAGCGACAGAGTAAATACTTCGCAAAGCTTCTTTCATCATGTGAACATCAGCCAACTCCTGAAAGGTTTGCTTGATTTTTGCCAGATATGCACTTGCTTCTGAACTCAAATTCTCTTCATTTCGCAATAATGTGAAGCGTTGATTTTTCAAAATGGCACGCTCTGCCGTATCCAATTTTGCAGTAATTCTTCTCCTGACGAGATCCAGTTTTTCATTCATCAGTTTGATAACGTGAAAATGGTTGAAAACGATCTGTGCAGGCGGAAGGTTTTCTTTTACCCAGCTGATAAAAGCCTTCCCCCATATCCATTGCAACAACTTCAGTTTTTTCTTTTGACTTTCGCAGACGAAGTAGAAAATCTTTGAATGTGTTGCCATCTTTTCCCTGATCAACGTGAAGAACTGAACCGGAATCAAGATCACGAACGATCGTCCAGTAGTACGGCTTTCCAACCTCCGTATGACCGATGGTGATTTCATCAATTCCAATGTACTTGACATGCTTGAGTTTGATCTGTTTGAACTTGCGTTTCAGGTAACGTTTTTCACAGGCTTTGACGATGCGCCAGTCAAGATGAAAATACTTGCTGATCGCGCGAATGGTCATTTCCGGACGAAGTTCGATGATCGTTCGCTCCAACGCCTTGGTAATTCTGGCTTTGGGATGGGGCAAAAACAGCAGTACTTCCACAGAGAGAGCTCGACAACGTGGAC of Victivallis lenta contains these proteins:
- a CDS encoding ATPase, T2SS/T4P/T4SS family; the encoded protein is MTHLKITINGSEQKNIVLDGNTPLVIGRSEFASITLADKKVSRRHAELFSVSDGVYIEDLDSRTGTKVNGEVISGRVRLLPGDHIQVGETDLLFEYSEEVRSFSVPAEKIPPPQRLPQGHKLPIYSEQASLQALYSENMIQLARWVQNRVLELLNMVNSTSQEMTTREMRPKVEEAVEQILREIRHEIPASVNLAQFQQILLDDLIGLGPLSPLLRDASISEIMINGPDNIFVESKGLLYRTAAKFNSESHLQSIIQRIVEPLGRHIDAASPMVDARLEDGSRVNAVIPPLALDGSLVTIRKFASKKLTDEDLVKFGSLTHPMALFLREAVRARRNILVSGGTGSGKTTLLNILSQFIPEKERIITVEDSAELKLSHENLCRLEARPANVEGQGRVTIRDLVINTLRMRPDRIIVGECRGAEALDMLQAMNTGHDGSMTTCHANNPRDALSRLENMVMMAGFELPSAAIREQIASAIHLIVQQTRLADGSRKIVKISEVTGREGNTILLQDIFTFEQEGFDEKFHVIGHYTATGNIPRFIDELRQSGDLELDMSVFVPEG
- a CDS encoding type II secretion system F family protein yields the protein MKQIILYAMIFMAVVLPTLFFTVLSDDKRKKKVKEEKSLPPLLQFSRPPAVFFELLGFGTLFRKLFPEHTRSVQQKLDFAGLRISPGTFYCMQMFLFIFSALLAAGITGMSVDEENRISIPIAGLIAAFVGGSLPGILVGNLAQERQMQILRAIPYSIDLIASAMRGGLDFSAAIRFYVNLGIRSPLVDEYSRMLREMELGVIRTTALQNMAERIKIKEFTSFASAVALGTELGAPLTETMEIQGDEMRKARFALAETKAQRAPSLMLLPMALFILPAVFITILTPVFLKMKEAGVPLF
- a CDS encoding transposase, encoding MIQRLKRKEFRCPKCFHCSVFAHHYRTRRILGLPYESMEVYFEVELHRIYCPRCRALSVEVLLFLPHPKARITKALERTIIELRPEMTIRAISKYFHLDWRIVKACEKRYLKRKFKQIKLKHVKYIGIDEITIGHTEVGKPYYWTIVRDLDSGSVLHVDQGKDGNTFKDFLLRLRKSKEKTEVVAMDMGEGFYQLGKRKPSACTDRFQPFSRYQTDE
- a CDS encoding type II secretion system F family protein; this translates as MNSISILQRYGIYLLVLVAVVLFVYILISLIQSFSMEHADRKIKEDRSEGVANNIYYFVRRTTLQQIQLSLGILLSGILIAVLIFCQVYEPLIIVPAAAVFFTLGMISPWLYFAAKARKRADLFRNSILDLALGLTSGLRAGQALPQALEVFSRRCEGPMKEELTIVLREYRLGLELSAALQRMYDRIPCEDLQLLIISIRLTTQSGGSMADVLAKITQMIRGRTEFQQKLQALTAQGRFEALAMALAPLLAFLLLFFINNDLMLPMVQTAIGWCAIGIMLTLEVIGYFVIRSIVNIEV
- a CDS encoding SAF domain-containing protein, translating into MKNIIPLIVSVVLGLAAVYVVSKLLFEKEKTDTEPRISVVVAARDLDAYDELTHGTLTYKDIPQSAVPKNVLLWENVGLAYGQKLPHAVAQDDFIRMTDIRIQTTLGDCTRQGEWTIPVTFTDPALVKMLMPDDEIAIISTYVAKDVAIDKNMAVSDGSAVKIAESRETSVLLPCVRVIGIANERGSFREGGSSSGTVFVSLPPQQAMILIAAQRESELYPVLRKRNDSVALNRKEGGVVNAGTFAKIRQGLAPAELPEVPNKDHR